GTGATCTGCTCCAGAGCCTGACGCGCCTGCCGGTTTCGGATCGACCCCTCGCGCTCCAGGGCGAATATCTCCTCGTCGGCTCCCTCGTTGACCTTCCCCGACCCGTCGGTGGCGAACGGCTCGATCGCGACCACGTCCCCGACCTCCAGGGTGGTTCCCTGTGACACCGCCCGGTTCGGGATGTTCGGCGCGGTGTGTTGCTCCCAGTGGCCCAGCCCGTGGCCGGTGAGGTTGACGACCGGGTTGAACCCGTACCCGTCGATCACGTCCTCGATCGCGGCCCCGACCTCGCCGGTCTCGACCCCGGGTTCGACAACGTCGAGTGCGGCGTCGAGCGCCTCCTCGCTCGCCTCGGCTAACTCGTCGTGGCCCGACAGGTCGACGGTAATCGCGGTGTCGGCGAGCCAGCCGTCGACGTGGACGCCGATATCGAGGTTCACCATCTCCTCGCCGAACGTCTCCTCGTCGTCGATGGACGGCGTGGCGTGGGCCGCCTCCTCGTCGATGCTGATGTTGACGGGGAAGGCGGGTTCGCCGCCGAGTTCCCGGATGCGGTTCTCGGCGTACTCCGCGACGTCGAGGTGGGACGCGCCGACCTCGACGCGTTCGGCCGCCTCGGCGCGAACCTGCGCCAGTATTTCGCCGGCCTCCCGGTGTTTCTCGTACTGCTCGGCGTCCAGGTCCACGTCGGTCTCTGCCATGTCCGTCCGTAGGCCGGACCGGCAAAAAGAGGTTGCGTCTCACCGGCCACCGTGTGCTTGCCCGGCCGCGTGCGAGCGCTTCGACGCCCGAACGGAGGGTGTTCACCGCGTCGGCCGGTGGCGACGACGGGCTGGCTATGTGTCTCACGATACCAATGATCGAGGAACGTCCGCCACGTCCGTTGCGCCCGCCCTGCGGTACGTCGCCAGTTAGGACAGCCCTGCAGGCGGGGGGTTCCGCGGTTACAAAGCACCGTCTACCGGCGACCTCCGCGAACGGTATACTGGGTCAAACGCGGTTAAGACGCGTCGGAGAACGGGAACGGAGCGGAACGGCTCCGCTCGTTTATGCAGGGTGTCATCCTACGCTCCGAGGCCACAGCATGAACAAGCAAGCTACGCTGGCTGTCTTTCTCACAGCCATGATGTTGCTCTCCGTCGTCCCGGCGGGAGCGATAGCGACAGGGACGCAAACGACCGACGAGACGGTATCGACCGACGGGGTCGTGCTCCAGAACGTGACCGTCGAGGAGCTGGAGGTCGGCAACGTAACCATCGAGAACGCAACCATCGAGGAACTGCACGTCGACCAGCTGCGCACGAACGACCGCGCGTTCACGAACACGACGTTCGAGAACGTCACGTTCGAGCAGCTGACGCTGGAGGACGTCACCCTCGAAGACGTGACCGGCGAGCAGGAGACGCTCCGGGAGCTGTTCGGCGACGACATCCAGACGACCGAGGTGTCGGACGCCACGACGAACGAGACGAACGAAACGGACAACGAGACGGACGATGACGAGATGACGGAGGACACGCTGAACGTCTCGGACGAGAACGCCACTGACGACGACAACGTGACGGTCGCCTTCGCCCAGGAGGAGAACGAGACGACCGGCAACGAGACTGGGATGCAGGAGGACAACGAAACGGCCGACAACGAAACTGTCGGTGACGACGCCGACACCAACGAGACCGACGGCGCGATGAACGAGACGGATGACGACGCCGCCGATGGTCTGAACGAGACCGACGGGACGGACGACACGGCCCAGACCGACGACGGCGCGGGACTCGTGGTTCAGGACATGACGATCGAGCGGCTCACGGTCGAGACGCTCGTCGTCGAGGAGCTGTCGATCCAGAACGACGAGGTCGGTATCTTCGGGCAGGCCGAGGACGACGACACCGACGAGATGGACGAGACGGACGGAACGAACGAGACGGACGGCAACGAGACGGACACGACAGCAGACAACGAGACCGACACCGCAACCGACAACGCAACTGACACCACCACGGACAACGAGACCGACACTGCGACCGGAACCCAGGAGGACGGCCGGGTGATCGGCGAACTGGTCATCGAGGAACTGTCCGTCGAGAACATGACCGTCGAGTCGATGACGGTCGAGTCGGTTTCCGCGCCGGGCCTCGACACCGGCGACGACGCGACGAACGAGACGGACGACGAGACGCTGGCTGACGGTGGAGCGGACGACAACGAGACGACCGACGGACTGAACGAAACCGACGACAACGAAACCACGGACGAGCTGAACGAGACGGGTGACAACGAGACGACCGACGGCCTGAACGAAACCGACGACAACGCGACCGTCGGTGACGACAACACGACCGTCGGTGACGACAACGAGACGGCGAACGACACCACCGCCGGCTGGAACGTCGCTCAGGAGGAAAACGAGACGACGACCAACGAGACCGGCACGCAGGAGGACAACGAGACGACGACTAACGAAACCACG
The genomic region above belongs to Halostella salina and contains:
- the map gene encoding type II methionyl aminopeptidase — protein: MAETDVDLDAEQYEKHREAGEILAQVRAEAAERVEVGASHLDVAEYAENRIRELGGEPAFPVNISIDEEAAHATPSIDDEETFGEEMVNLDIGVHVDGWLADTAITVDLSGHDELAEASEEALDAALDVVEPGVETGEVGAAIEDVIDGYGFNPVVNLTGHGLGHWEQHTAPNIPNRAVSQGTTLEVGDVVAIEPFATDGSGKVNEGADEEIFALEREGSIRNRQARQALEQITEEFRTLPFATRWLDTSRAKMALRRLKANDIVHGYPVLKEDDGALVSQKEHTLIVTPDGCEVTTR
- a CDS encoding midas domain-containing protein, which translates into the protein MNKQATLAVFLTAMMLLSVVPAGAIATGTQTTDETVSTDGVVLQNVTVEELEVGNVTIENATIEELHVDQLRTNDRAFTNTTFENVTFEQLTLEDVTLEDVTGEQETLRELFGDDIQTTEVSDATTNETNETDNETDDDEMTEDTLNVSDENATDDDNVTVAFAQEENETTGNETGMQEDNETADNETVGDDADTNETDGAMNETDDDAADGLNETDGTDDTAQTDDGAGLVVQDMTIERLTVETLVVEELSIQNDEVGIFGQAEDDDTDEMDETDGTNETDGNETDTTADNETDTATDNATDTTTDNETDTATGTQEDGRVIGELVIEELSVENMTVESMTVESVSAPGLDTGDDATNETDDETLADGGADDNETTDGLNETDDNETTDELNETGDNETTDGLNETDDNATVGDDNTTVGDDNETANDTTAGWNVAQEENETTTNETGTQEDNETTTNETTTDNETVGDDTDANETDDAMNETDETTNETDGMETDGTQEADVQQITVGNMTVGNATVSQASAGDVELSLSDDFDSLAIVGVDLPTGVMIGDSYNVTVTVLNPTDERISEFLQYRIGGSNY